In Corythoichthys intestinalis isolate RoL2023-P3 chromosome 11, ASM3026506v1, whole genome shotgun sequence, a single genomic region encodes these proteins:
- the grxcr1a gene encoding glutaredoxin domain-containing cysteine-rich protein 1: protein MDGTAAEGHAKPQKRVRFRVASGSSGRVLKEMFKDEGPCDSLDSDCTSSSAASGDGHPFGGFLGSELDDSESEPDELLVYAAGATKDRTFTSKRVNILSKNGTVRGVKHKVSAGQTLFENFPHSNSVELLLEFGRMVIYTTSFRVVRTTFERCELVRKIFQNHRLKFVERNIALDSEYGKELEERCKRVGEPPSLPVVFIDGHYLGGAEKILSMNESGELQDLLTKIERVQDPEMCQRCGGFAFVPCPTCHGSKMSVFRNCFTDSFKALKCTSCNENGLQPCGSCSQ from the exons ATGGACGGGACGGCGGCCGAGGGTCATGCCAAGCCCCAGAAGCGGGTGAGATTCCGGGTGGCTTCGGGAAGCAGTGGCCGTGTGCTGAAGGAGATGTTCAAAGACGAGGGGCCCTGCGACTCGCTCGACTCTGACTGCACCAGCAGCTCAGCGGCTAGCGGGGACGGACACCCATTTGGAGGGTTCCTCGGGTCCGAGCTGGATGACAGTGAGAGCGAACCAGATGAGCTGCTGGTGTATGCCGCAGGGGCCACTAAGGATCGGACATTCACCTCCAAAAGGGTCAACATACTCAGTAAGAACGGCACTGTGAGGGGGGTCAAGCACAAAGTGAGCGCAGGTCAGACGCTCTTTGAAAACTTTCCCCATTCCAACAGT GTGGAGTTATTGCTGGAGTTCGGTCGGATGGTGATCTACACCACCAGCTTCCGTGTGGTCAGGACTACTTTCGAACGCTGCGAGCTGGTGCGCAAAATCTTCCAGAACCACAGGCTCAAATTTGTGGAGCGAAACATCGCTTTGGACAGCGAGTACGGCAAGGAGCTAGAGGAGCGGTGCAAACGGGTTGGAGAGCCTCCATCACTGCCTGTCGTCTTTATTGACGGCCACTACCTCGGG GGTGCTGAGAAGATACTGAGCATGAATGAATCGGGAGAACTGCAAGATCTTCTAACAAAAATTGAG CGGGTGCAGGACCCCGAGATGTGCCAGAGATGCGGGGGCTTTGCCTTCGTCCCGTGCCCGACGTGCCATGGCAGCAAGATGTCCGTGTTTCGCAACTGCTTCACGGATTCCTTCAAAGCCCTTAAGTGCACTTCTTGTAATGAGAATGGACTGCAGCCTTGTGGGAGCTGCAGTCAGTGA